A single Paraburkholderia sp. D15 DNA region contains:
- a CDS encoding phospholipase C, phosphocholine-specific: MAAKTRRDFLKLSAGLAGATAATTMFPESIRKALAIEPSSVTGTIQDVQHIVVFMQENRSFDHYLGHLSGVRGYNDRFPVTLPNGQPVWFQPRQEDQTKVIAPFRYDTTNPGVNAQCIGGLPHTWATTHGAIDGGRADKWAVQKTNMTMGYHVRADIPFHYALADAFTVCDNYFCSIPGNTHPNRMYLMTGMVDPLATGGGPLLDNTDYIDNQFDAIQLQPFNWTTYPERLEKAGISWQVYQQGTGFDNFTGNYGTNMLAAFQNFVNAPAGSSLQTRGMSTRTLTQLKADVQAGALPQVSWLLPPAAYSEHPKFTPLYGANYISTILDALTSNPDVWSKTVLFIMYDENDGLFDHVVPPQAPTVAGTGMSTVDITLERHNVVTATQAGTYTADNLPYGLGPRVPMTVVSPWSKGGFVCSQVFDHTSVLQFIEKRFGVMETNISPWRRAVCGDLTTALDFSKSDATLPSLPSTTTYVAQADLQCARPTAQAAPASTAQQLVAAQEPGTRPARALPYELHVNGQLQAQGYAVTFANTGTQGAHFWVYTGDPTATPRHYTVEAGKQLTDTWALDANGHYMVNVYGPNGYFRRFGGVASADAAAKPDLVTCYDVANGNVYVTLSNAGTTALTVTATDVAYGTPPVTLSVPAGKSAEAHWDLSCNSQWYDFQFSVAGNAGWVRRIAGHVETGKPSITDPAATAPVTTAI; encoded by the coding sequence ATGGCTGCCAAAACCCGTCGCGATTTTCTGAAACTGTCCGCCGGCCTCGCCGGCGCGACCGCCGCCACCACGATGTTCCCCGAGTCGATCCGCAAGGCGCTCGCCATCGAGCCGAGCTCGGTCACCGGCACGATTCAGGATGTCCAGCACATCGTCGTGTTCATGCAGGAGAACCGCTCGTTCGACCACTACCTCGGTCACCTGAGCGGCGTGCGCGGCTATAACGACCGCTTCCCCGTCACGTTGCCGAACGGGCAGCCGGTGTGGTTCCAGCCGCGCCAGGAAGATCAGACCAAGGTGATCGCGCCGTTCCGCTACGACACCACGAACCCCGGCGTCAACGCGCAATGTATCGGCGGATTGCCGCATACGTGGGCGACCACGCACGGCGCGATCGACGGCGGCCGCGCCGACAAGTGGGCGGTGCAGAAGACCAACATGACGATGGGCTATCACGTGCGCGCGGACATTCCGTTCCACTACGCGCTGGCCGATGCCTTCACCGTGTGCGACAACTATTTCTGCTCGATTCCGGGCAACACGCACCCGAACCGCATGTACCTGATGACGGGCATGGTCGATCCGCTCGCCACCGGCGGCGGTCCGCTGCTCGACAACACCGATTACATCGACAATCAGTTCGACGCGATCCAGCTGCAGCCCTTCAACTGGACCACCTACCCCGAGCGGCTCGAAAAGGCCGGCATCTCGTGGCAGGTCTATCAGCAGGGCACGGGCTTCGACAATTTCACCGGCAACTACGGCACCAACATGCTGGCCGCGTTCCAGAACTTCGTGAATGCGCCGGCCGGTTCGTCGTTGCAGACGCGCGGCATGAGCACGCGCACGCTGACGCAACTGAAGGCCGACGTGCAGGCCGGCGCGCTGCCGCAGGTGTCGTGGCTGCTGCCGCCCGCCGCCTATTCGGAGCACCCGAAGTTCACGCCGCTCTACGGCGCGAACTACATCTCGACGATTCTCGACGCGTTGACGTCGAACCCGGACGTGTGGAGCAAGACCGTTCTCTTCATCATGTACGACGAGAACGACGGCCTGTTCGATCACGTGGTGCCGCCGCAGGCGCCGACCGTGGCGGGCACCGGCATGAGCACCGTCGACATCACGCTGGAACGCCATAACGTCGTCACCGCGACCCAGGCCGGCACCTATACCGCCGACAACCTGCCGTACGGTCTCGGCCCGCGCGTGCCGATGACGGTGGTCTCGCCGTGGTCGAAGGGCGGCTTCGTGTGCTCGCAGGTGTTCGATCACACGTCGGTGCTGCAATTCATCGAGAAGCGTTTCGGCGTGATGGAAACCAACATCTCGCCGTGGCGTCGCGCGGTTTGCGGCGACCTGACGACGGCGCTCGATTTTTCGAAATCGGATGCGACGCTGCCGTCGCTGCCGAGCACCACGACCTACGTCGCCCAGGCCGACCTGCAATGCGCACGGCCGACCGCGCAAGCCGCACCCGCCAGCACCGCACAGCAACTGGTGGCCGCGCAGGAACCCGGCACGCGTCCGGCGCGGGCGCTGCCGTACGAGCTGCACGTGAACGGCCAGTTGCAGGCGCAAGGCTATGCGGTGACGTTCGCCAACACCGGCACGCAGGGCGCGCACTTCTGGGTCTACACCGGCGACCCGACCGCGACGCCGCGCCACTACACGGTGGAAGCCGGCAAGCAGTTGACCGACACCTGGGCCCTCGATGCGAACGGCCACTACATGGTGAACGTGTACGGACCGAACGGCTATTTCCGCCGCTTCGGCGGCGTCGCGAGCGCGGACGCGGCCGCGAAGCCGGATCTGGTGACCTGCTACGACGTGGCGAACGGCAACGTGTACGTGACGCTGTCCAACGCGGGCACCACGGCGTTGACCGTCACCGCGACCGATGTCGCGTACGGCACGCCGCCGGTGACCTTGAGCGTGCCCGCGGGGAAAAGCGCGGAAGCGCACTGGGATCTGTCGTGCAACAGCCAGTGGTACGACTTTCAGTTCAGCGTCGCGGGGAACGCGGGCTGGGTGCGGCGCATTGCCGGTCACGTGGAGACCGGCAAGCCGAGCATCACCGACCCCGCCGCGACGGCGCCGGTGACGACCGCGATCTAA
- a CDS encoding ATP-binding protein → MTRPPLRWFPHTLLARNIALLIALVMLSQICAIVVLLHYVQRPRVERAAAVFANYVMTLDDLLAVTQPDARATLLARLHGHAQLPAEAGIRPPPNLLRAYRTYQLGVFLDSLRAHLPADMPVHWQAVGGERLWIRLHVSAQASDTPSWIALPIPEDAQGKGLDAAILLSLALAALAALTGYAIQRHLNQPLQQLTRAARRVSAGEMPAPLPTDGPTEIAAVSHAFNQMTQTLQQAEATRALMLAGISHDIRTPLTKLRLSMAMAMPHGSDSSFVIAAESYLDQIETILQQFMDYAGSGEREAAEPGDLNALIERLAGDFAGLGHEFALSLAALPPVAFRPISMMRLLMNLMQNAIVYGGSGLAVRTWATLEAVYVAVGDRGKGLSAHELEQLKAPFQRGANARAHSGGTGLGLAIVERIARLHHGSLQFHAREGGGLEVWVVLPVPAVSVVSVVSATPTGTSAATGTAR, encoded by the coding sequence ATGACGCGCCCGCCGCTGCGCTGGTTCCCGCACACGCTGCTCGCCCGCAACATCGCGTTGCTGATCGCGCTCGTGATGCTGAGCCAGATCTGCGCGATCGTCGTGCTGCTGCATTACGTGCAGCGGCCGCGTGTCGAGCGCGCGGCCGCCGTCTTCGCCAACTACGTGATGACGCTCGACGACCTGCTTGCGGTCACCCAGCCCGACGCGCGCGCGACTTTGCTGGCGCGCCTCCACGGGCATGCGCAACTGCCCGCCGAGGCCGGCATCAGGCCGCCGCCGAATCTGCTGCGCGCCTACCGCACCTATCAGCTCGGTGTGTTTCTCGACAGCCTGCGTGCGCATCTTCCCGCCGATATGCCGGTGCATTGGCAGGCGGTCGGCGGTGAGCGCTTGTGGATTCGTCTGCACGTGTCGGCGCAGGCGTCGGACACGCCGTCGTGGATCGCGCTGCCGATTCCGGAAGATGCACAGGGCAAGGGGCTCGACGCGGCCATCCTGCTGTCGCTCGCGCTGGCCGCGCTGGCGGCGCTGACGGGCTACGCGATCCAGCGCCACCTGAACCAGCCGCTTCAGCAACTGACGCGGGCGGCGCGCCGCGTGAGCGCCGGCGAGATGCCCGCGCCGCTGCCCACCGACGGTCCCACCGAAATCGCCGCCGTGAGTCACGCCTTCAACCAGATGACGCAGACGCTGCAACAGGCCGAGGCGACCCGCGCGCTGATGCTGGCCGGCATCTCGCACGACATCCGCACGCCGTTGACCAAGCTGCGCCTGTCGATGGCGATGGCGATGCCGCACGGCAGCGACAGCAGCTTCGTGATCGCCGCCGAATCGTATCTCGACCAGATCGAGACGATCCTTCAGCAATTCATGGATTACGCGGGCAGCGGCGAGCGCGAGGCCGCCGAGCCCGGCGATCTGAACGCGTTGATCGAACGGCTGGCCGGCGATTTCGCGGGGCTTGGGCATGAGTTCGCGTTGTCGCTGGCGGCGTTGCCGCCTGTCGCGTTCCGGCCGATCAGCATGATGCGGCTGTTGATGAACCTGATGCAGAACGCGATCGTGTATGGCGGCAGCGGACTCGCGGTGCGGACCTGGGCGACGCTGGAGGCGGTGTACGTGGCAGTCGGCGATCGCGGCAAGGGCTTGTCGGCGCACGAACTGGAGCAACTGAAGGCGCCGTTTCAGCGCGGCGCCAATGCACGCGCGCACAGCGGCGGCACCGGGCTCGGTCTGGCGATCGTCGAGCGGATCGCGCGGCTGCATCACGGCAGCCTGCAGTTTCACGCGCGCGAGGGAGGCGGGCTGGAGGTGTGGGTGGTGTTGCCGGTACCGGCGGTATCGGTGGTATCGGTGGTATCGGCGACGCCAACCGGCACATCGGCAGCGACCGGCACGGCGCGCTAG
- a CDS encoding response regulator, whose amino-acid sequence MDRPAKIIVLDDEAELRNMLQRFLRGNGFDVRVAEDSKRLDRYLEREPFDLLVLDLMIGEEDGLQICARLREQGQTLPILMLTAKGDPLDRVVGLETGADDYLAKPFLPRELVARINALLRRQKMASGDVTVTSQRVRFGAFALDVGKQQLSRGDELLEIHSAQMLLLVALASSPNRPVSRDNLLARARGREHDALDRSIDVQVLRLRQIVEDDPSKPRFIKTVWGVGYMLAADVES is encoded by the coding sequence ATGGACCGCCCCGCCAAAATTATCGTGCTCGACGACGAAGCCGAACTGCGCAACATGCTGCAACGGTTTCTGCGCGGCAACGGTTTCGACGTGCGCGTCGCGGAAGACAGCAAACGGCTCGACCGCTATCTGGAGCGCGAACCCTTCGACCTGCTGGTGCTCGATCTGATGATCGGCGAAGAGGACGGCCTGCAGATCTGCGCGCGTTTGCGCGAGCAGGGCCAGACCTTGCCGATCCTGATGCTGACCGCGAAGGGCGATCCGCTCGACCGGGTGGTGGGTCTCGAAACCGGCGCCGACGATTACCTCGCCAAACCGTTTCTGCCGCGCGAACTGGTGGCGCGCATCAATGCGCTGCTGCGCCGTCAGAAGATGGCCTCCGGCGACGTCACGGTGACCTCCCAGCGGGTGCGCTTCGGCGCATTCGCGCTCGATGTCGGCAAGCAGCAACTCTCGCGCGGGGACGAATTGCTGGAGATCCATTCGGCGCAGATGCTGCTGCTGGTCGCGCTGGCCTCGTCGCCGAACCGGCCGGTGAGCCGCGACAATCTGCTCGCGCGCGCTCGCGGGCGCGAGCACGACGCGCTCGACCGCAGCATCGACGTGCAGGTGCTGCGGCTACGGCAGATCGTCGAGGACGATCCGTCCAAGCCGCGCTTCATCAAGACGGTGTGGGGTGTCGGCTACATGCTGGCAGCGGACGTCGAATCATGA
- the cobF gene encoding precorrin-6A synthase (deacetylating) codes for MKKILIIGIGAGDPDYLTVQAIKALNQADVFFVMDKGAAKDKLIALRRQIIERFVEGGRYRIVEASSPERRPDHGDYRGAVDDLNRDKQRIFEQLIAGELKDGDVGAFLVWGDPSLYDSTIRIVEAIARQGREALDYEVIPGISSVQALAARHRIPLNQIGRSIAITNGRTIADGFPANVDSVVVMLDAQNAYRQLAHEDLDIYWGAYVGTPDEILIAGRLRDVMDEIERVRADARHRHGWIMDTYLLRRRGEV; via the coding sequence ATGAAAAAAATCCTGATCATAGGAATCGGTGCCGGCGATCCGGACTACCTGACCGTCCAGGCGATCAAAGCGCTCAACCAGGCCGACGTGTTCTTCGTAATGGACAAAGGCGCCGCCAAAGACAAACTGATCGCGCTGCGCAGGCAGATCATCGAACGTTTCGTCGAGGGCGGGCGCTATCGCATCGTCGAAGCGAGCAGCCCCGAACGGCGCCCCGATCACGGCGACTATCGCGGCGCGGTCGACGACCTGAACCGCGACAAGCAGCGCATTTTCGAGCAGCTGATCGCGGGCGAACTGAAAGACGGCGACGTCGGCGCGTTCCTGGTGTGGGGCGACCCGTCGCTGTACGACAGCACGATCCGCATCGTCGAGGCAATCGCGCGGCAAGGCCGTGAGGCGCTCGACTACGAAGTGATTCCCGGCATCAGCAGCGTGCAGGCGCTGGCCGCGCGCCATCGTATTCCGCTGAACCAGATCGGCCGTTCGATCGCGATCACCAACGGCCGCACCATCGCCGACGGCTTTCCGGCGAACGTCGACAGCGTGGTCGTGATGCTCGACGCGCAGAACGCATACCGGCAACTCGCGCACGAGGATCTCGACATCTACTGGGGGGCGTATGTGGGTACGCCGGACGAAATCCTGATCGCCGGCCGGCTGCGCGACGTGATGGATGAGATCGAACGCGTGCGGGCCGACGCGCGGCATCGGCACGGCTGGATCATGGATACCTATCTGCTGCGCCGGCGCGGCGAGGTTTGA
- a CDS encoding TonB-dependent receptor, giving the protein MKIHHVLMTSALTACALPIVFPAAVSSAYAADDASLPPGQPSAQTTLPNIVVTGDTQHLPQSFDQRYASTQVLTRADLDRLSPADPSITQALATLPGVTVVQNGGPGATASVSIRGSSGNQVAVFIDGIRVGSSTTGQAEWADLPTSAFDRVEVISGPAAASFGADAVGGVVQLFTNHAANQPNRTTVSFGGGSNKTFDTQFRTSGSIPSSGPLSALSGLTYSLGLHDYNTAGIDATLPFAYGHEAGRNPYHAQDVDARLGYARDNWSISTFALYHKSTFSYDNAGGDDQQLDHQLTTGVSFHVDITPYTQFDQSIGYAYDRQFLYANDPTLGTDEIDSTRFSTSTSLTHQEHGHTLFGLPLSGESKIAYDFSREQAFLPIDIPSGVPARNDSAVSLHQSAVLGPLTLFLAGRHEVVQGVSVNTGNVALAYAITPVYTARVSYGNAFRLPTFNDLYYPGFSNPNLSPERSDTVEAAFDANTSIGTFTAALYDTRVHDLITYDPVTFAPVNVGRAHIQGIDLSYKGTLGKSTPVSLAVGILNPQDVTDQTWLNRRPRQTVSLSVDHTWDEFHLHALSTGATLQYGGSTYDDPANTTFLPSYTTVALRAAYQVNSHLTLSASVTNLFNRQYSTAYGYATLGRTAFGKLAYTF; this is encoded by the coding sequence ATGAAAATCCATCATGTTCTCATGACGTCCGCGCTGACCGCCTGCGCATTGCCGATCGTTTTTCCCGCAGCCGTTTCGTCCGCCTACGCCGCGGACGACGCGAGCTTGCCGCCGGGCCAGCCGTCCGCGCAAACCACCTTGCCGAATATCGTGGTGACCGGCGACACGCAGCATCTGCCGCAATCGTTCGATCAGCGTTATGCGTCGACCCAGGTATTGACCCGGGCGGATCTCGACCGGCTGTCGCCGGCCGACCCCAGCATCACCCAGGCGCTGGCCACCTTGCCGGGCGTGACCGTGGTCCAGAACGGCGGTCCGGGCGCCACGGCATCGGTCAGCATTCGCGGGTCGAGCGGCAATCAGGTGGCGGTGTTCATCGACGGGATTCGCGTCGGCTCCTCGACCACGGGGCAGGCCGAGTGGGCGGATCTGCCGACCTCGGCGTTCGATCGCGTGGAAGTGATCTCCGGTCCGGCGGCGGCCTCGTTCGGCGCGGATGCGGTGGGCGGCGTGGTGCAGCTGTTCACGAACCACGCGGCGAATCAACCCAACCGCACGACGGTGTCGTTCGGCGGCGGTTCGAACAAAACCTTCGATACGCAATTCCGCACGTCGGGCAGCATTCCGTCCAGCGGTCCGCTTTCGGCGCTGTCGGGGCTGACGTATTCGCTGGGTCTGCACGACTACAACACGGCCGGCATCGACGCCACCTTGCCGTTCGCTTACGGCCACGAAGCCGGCCGCAATCCGTACCATGCGCAGGACGTGGACGCGCGGCTCGGTTACGCGCGCGACAACTGGTCGATATCGACCTTCGCGCTGTATCACAAGTCGACGTTCTCCTACGACAACGCCGGCGGCGACGACCAGCAGCTCGATCATCAACTGACCACGGGCGTGTCGTTCCATGTGGACATCACGCCGTATACGCAGTTCGACCAGTCGATCGGCTACGCGTACGACCGCCAGTTCCTCTACGCGAACGATCCCACGCTCGGCACCGACGAAATCGATTCGACGCGCTTCAGCACCTCGACTTCGCTGACGCATCAGGAACATGGGCACACGTTGTTCGGCCTGCCGCTGTCCGGCGAATCGAAGATCGCCTACGACTTCTCGCGCGAGCAGGCGTTTCTGCCGATCGACATTCCGTCGGGCGTGCCGGCGCGTAACGACTCGGCGGTGTCGCTGCATCAGTCGGCGGTGCTGGGGCCGCTCACGCTGTTCCTCGCGGGCCGGCACGAGGTCGTGCAGGGCGTGTCGGTCAACACGGGCAACGTCGCGCTGGCTTACGCGATCACGCCGGTTTATACCGCGCGCGTGTCGTACGGCAATGCGTTCCGTCTGCCGACGTTCAACGATCTGTATTACCCGGGGTTCTCGAATCCGAACCTGTCGCCCGAACGCAGCGATACGGTCGAGGCGGCGTTCGACGCGAATACCTCGATCGGTACCTTCACGGCCGCGCTGTACGACACGCGCGTTCACGATCTGATCACGTACGACCCGGTGACCTTCGCGCCGGTCAACGTGGGCCGCGCGCATATTCAGGGCATCGATCTGTCGTACAAGGGCACGCTCGGCAAGTCGACGCCGGTCAGCCTCGCGGTCGGCATTCTGAATCCGCAGGACGTGACCGATCAAACGTGGCTGAACCGCCGTCCGCGTCAGACCGTGAGTCTGAGCGTGGACCACACGTGGGACGAGTTTCATCTGCACGCGCTGAGCACCGGCGCCACGCTGCAGTATGGCGGCTCGACTTACGACGACCCGGCCAACACGACCTTCCTGCCGTCGTACACGACCGTGGCGCTGCGTGCCGCGTATCAGGTCAATTCGCATCTGACGCTGTCGGCGTCGGTGACGAATCTGTTCAACCGGCAGTACTCGACCGCGTACGGTTACGCCACGTTGGGCCGCACGGCGTTCGGCAAGCTGGCTTATACGTTCTAG